From a region of the Flavobacterium sediminilitoris genome:
- a CDS encoding tetratricopeptide repeat protein, with product MKRIIITIVLFTSTLFFGQNKDKNLFNGTESFDGKSYTKAESNFRVSQSNNEEKKAVANYNLGNSIYRQNQPSEAKYKYLNAIETSKTKEEKHKAFHNLGNTFMLEENYAAAAEAYKNALRNNPNDEETRYNYALAKKKQKENPPKKNDKNKDKDKDQNQQDKDKKEDKGNNQDKKDKEDNGKDKDKKDSDKGDKDDKKKEGDDKNDKQDGDKKEDQNGNPKPSGVNKQQIENLLNAVDNAEKKIQDKLNAKKVKARPSTNEKDW from the coding sequence ATGAAAAGGATAATTATAACAATAGTTTTATTTACATCAACTTTGTTTTTTGGTCAGAATAAAGACAAAAACTTATTTAATGGAACAGAATCATTTGATGGGAAAAGTTATACAAAAGCTGAGAGTAACTTTAGAGTTTCTCAATCAAATAATGAAGAAAAAAAAGCAGTAGCAAATTATAATTTAGGAAACAGTATTTATAGACAAAATCAACCAAGTGAGGCAAAGTATAAATACTTAAATGCTATTGAAACTTCAAAAACTAAAGAAGAAAAACACAAAGCATTTCATAATCTGGGGAATACTTTTATGTTAGAAGAAAACTATGCTGCTGCTGCTGAAGCTTATAAAAATGCTTTACGAAATAATCCTAATGATGAAGAAACACGTTATAACTATGCTTTAGCAAAGAAAAAACAAAAAGAAAATCCACCTAAAAAGAACGATAAAAATAAAGATAAGGACAAAGATCAGAATCAACAAGATAAAGACAAAAAAGAAGATAAAGGAAATAATCAGGATAAAAAAGACAAAGAAGATAACGGGAAAGACAAAGACAAAAAAGATTCTGATAAAGGAGATAAAGACGATAAGAAAAAAGAAGGAGACGATAAGAATGATAAACAAGATGGCGATAAAAAAGAAGACCAAAACGGAAACCCTAAACCATCTGGAGTAAATAAACAGCAAATAGAAAACCTACTTAATGCGGTTGATAATGCTGAGAAAAAAATTCAGGACAAGTTAAATGCAAAAAAAGTAAAAGCCAGACCATCAACAAATGAAAAAGATTGGTAA
- a CDS encoding VWA domain-containing protein — translation MYHKLEEPILLYLLLLIPLLIALFLFQVYWKKKKQKEFGDLELIKQLSPTKSRFKPVLKFVTILLALTGLILALVNPKIGTKMETVKRQGIDIVFALDISKSMLSEDIAPSRLEKSKQLISQIINSLGNDRIGIVGYAGSAYPVLPMTTDYSIAKMYLQNMNTNMLSSQGTALNDAINLATTYFDAVDTSKLIILVSDGEDHGDGANEASEIAKEKGIKIITIGVGTVNGGTIPIKADNGVIAEYKKDNNGEVVITKLNPTILENIAKNTNAVYIENSNTKQVVEQVKNVLDNIEKTEFESQEIAEYQTQYQWFIGIAFFLLFLDIFFLERKTSWLQRLNLFNER, via the coding sequence ATGTATCATAAGTTAGAAGAACCTATATTGTTATACTTGTTGTTATTGATTCCATTATTAATAGCATTGTTCTTGTTTCAGGTATATTGGAAAAAGAAAAAGCAAAAAGAATTTGGAGATTTAGAATTAATAAAGCAATTAAGCCCAACAAAATCTCGTTTTAAACCTGTTTTAAAATTTGTAACCATACTTTTAGCGCTAACAGGACTTATTTTGGCTTTGGTTAATCCAAAAATTGGAACTAAAATGGAAACAGTCAAAAGACAAGGAATTGATATTGTTTTCGCTCTAGATATTTCTAAAAGTATGCTATCAGAAGATATAGCCCCAAGTAGATTAGAAAAATCAAAACAATTAATTAGTCAAATAATTAATAGTCTTGGTAACGATAGAATTGGAATTGTAGGTTATGCGGGAAGTGCATATCCTGTTTTACCAATGACTACCGATTATAGCATAGCTAAAATGTATCTTCAAAATATGAATACTAATATGTTATCGTCTCAAGGAACAGCATTGAACGATGCAATTAATTTAGCAACAACATACTTTGATGCTGTTGATACTAGTAAATTAATTATATTAGTTTCTGATGGAGAAGATCATGGAGATGGAGCAAATGAAGCAAGTGAAATTGCTAAAGAAAAAGGAATTAAAATTATAACAATAGGAGTTGGAACAGTTAATGGAGGTACAATTCCAATAAAAGCAGATAATGGAGTTATAGCAGAATATAAAAAAGATAATAATGGGGAAGTAGTTATTACAAAACTAAATCCAACAATATTAGAAAACATTGCAAAAAATACTAATGCAGTTTATATAGAAAATAGTAATACAAAACAAGTAGTAGAACAGGTTAAAAATGTATTAGATAATATTGAAAAAACAGAATTTGAATCGCAAGAAATAGCAGAGTATCAAACACAATATCAATGGTTTATTGGAATTGCATTTTTCTTATTGTTTCTAGATATTTTCTTTTTAGAAAGAAAAACATCATGGTTGCAAAGATTAAATTTATTTAATGAAAGGTAA
- a CDS encoding vWA domain-containing protein yields MKNVTFLHPEFFWLFLLLPLAIGWFIYSKKKQTATIKMSTLAPFKNNRTLLSRLKPLLFVLRILGLSTIIVALARPRSVDVTAKSRTTRGIDIVMALDVSGSMLAKDLKPNRLDALKRVASTFIEDRVNDRIGLVVYAGESYTRTPVTSDKTVVLQSLKTVEYDDSIIADGTGIGVGLATAINRLKDSKAKSRIIILLTDGVNNSGTIDPRMAADIAKQYGIKVYTIGIGTNGMAPFPYAKDANGRFLFRNMQVEIDEGLMKEIAKTTDGKYFRATSNKKLEEIYSEINKLETTEVEEKKYFNYDEKFKPFIWFAFGLLLIEIILRNTVFRGFV; encoded by the coding sequence ATGAAAAATGTAACATTCTTACATCCTGAGTTTTTTTGGCTGTTTTTGCTATTACCATTAGCAATAGGTTGGTTTATATATTCTAAAAAAAAGCAAACAGCTACTATTAAAATGAGTACGTTAGCACCATTTAAGAATAATAGAACACTACTTTCAAGATTAAAACCATTGCTTTTTGTATTAAGAATATTAGGGCTGTCAACAATTATAGTTGCTTTAGCAAGACCAAGAAGTGTAGATGTAACAGCAAAATCAAGAACAACGAGAGGAATTGATATTGTAATGGCTCTTGATGTTTCGGGAAGTATGTTGGCAAAAGACTTAAAGCCAAATAGACTTGATGCGTTAAAAAGAGTAGCATCAACATTTATTGAAGATAGGGTTAATGATAGAATTGGATTAGTTGTTTATGCAGGAGAAAGCTATACCAGAACACCTGTAACTTCAGACAAAACAGTTGTTTTGCAATCATTAAAAACAGTAGAATATGACGATTCTATTATTGCAGATGGAACAGGAATTGGCGTAGGATTAGCAACAGCAATTAATAGATTAAAAGATAGTAAAGCAAAAAGTAGAATTATTATTCTTTTAACAGACGGAGTTAATAATTCAGGAACAATAGATCCAAGAATGGCAGCCGATATAGCAAAGCAATATGGAATAAAAGTATATACAATAGGTATTGGCACAAACGGAATGGCTCCTTTTCCTTACGCAAAAGATGCAAATGGACGATTTTTATTTAGAAATATGCAAGTAGAAATTGATGAAGGACTAATGAAAGAAATTGCAAAAACAACTGATGGAAAGTATTTTAGAGCCACAAGTAATAAAAAATTAGAAGAAATTTATTCTGAAATCAATAAACTAGAAACAACCGAAGTAGAGGAAAAAAAATACTTTAATTATGATGAAAAATTCAAACCTTTTATTTGGTTTGCTTTCGGATTATTATTAATTGAGATTATCTTACGAAACACTGTTTTTAGAGGATTTGTTTAA
- a CDS encoding BatD family protein: MLKKINIIFYLLISSFAFSQSIQSTVDSTQIKIGSQFNLTIKANVSKNDKVVFPESPFFGQLEVLESYPVDSIKNNDKLELIKKYGLTQFDSGRYVIPPLQVIINNKTTRTDSFAIVVNNVVVDTTKQQMYDIKSIIHVDKPTDYFWLYVIFGIILILAIGYIAYLLIKKKQVKKNEEEAILYASPIEKALAQLQSLEGKELWQKGETKAYYSELTDITRYYLEEAVEIPAMESTSNELFETLKNTVKRRKIKLSQDILDKFKRVMSNADLVKFAKSKPLDFEIENDKKMVDAFLMSLDKAIPRTEEETENLFTEELKRKKEHSQKLKRLFIPISLVLFLLLLGAVFIGITKGTDYVRENWLGHNAKSLLNEEWVTSEYGDPAIIISTPKVLNRINDERIQNNLPSHVKAIANFTYGSLLDNFSIALATTAFKDTTSVDLDRIVEVKLKQMELLGAKNITVKNEDYEDAKGLTGKKAYGTFTAMNLIEKEDQQMNYEVLVFSQPGGSQELLLIYKNDDEYAQQIMERVINSVELRKTTEK; the protein is encoded by the coding sequence ATGTTGAAAAAAATAAATATAATTTTTTATCTATTAATTAGTTCGTTTGCTTTTTCGCAATCGATACAGTCAACAGTCGATTCTACTCAAATTAAGATTGGATCACAATTTAATTTAACAATAAAAGCGAATGTTTCTAAAAATGATAAAGTAGTCTTTCCAGAAAGTCCATTTTTTGGACAATTGGAAGTTTTAGAGTCATATCCTGTAGATTCAATTAAAAACAACGATAAGCTTGAATTAATAAAAAAATATGGATTAACTCAATTCGATTCTGGTCGATATGTAATTCCACCACTTCAAGTTATTATTAATAATAAAACAACACGTACAGATTCTTTTGCTATAGTTGTTAATAATGTAGTAGTAGATACAACAAAGCAACAAATGTATGATATTAAGTCAATTATACATGTTGATAAACCAACAGATTATTTTTGGTTATATGTTATATTTGGAATTATATTAATACTTGCTATAGGATATATTGCATATTTATTAATTAAGAAGAAACAAGTAAAAAAAAATGAGGAAGAAGCTATTCTTTACGCTTCACCTATAGAAAAAGCACTAGCACAATTACAAAGTTTAGAAGGAAAAGAATTGTGGCAAAAAGGAGAAACGAAAGCATATTATTCAGAATTGACAGACATTACCAGATATTACCTTGAAGAAGCTGTTGAAATTCCAGCAATGGAAAGTACCTCAAATGAATTATTTGAAACACTTAAAAACACTGTTAAAAGGAGAAAAATTAAATTAAGTCAAGATATTTTAGATAAATTTAAAAGAGTAATGTCTAATGCTGATTTAGTAAAATTTGCTAAATCAAAACCATTGGATTTTGAAATTGAGAATGATAAAAAAATGGTTGATGCTTTCTTAATGTCATTAGATAAAGCAATTCCAAGAACTGAAGAAGAAACAGAAAATTTATTTACAGAAGAATTAAAACGAAAAAAAGAACATTCTCAAAAGCTAAAACGATTATTTATTCCAATATCCTTAGTTTTGTTTTTGTTGCTATTAGGAGCGGTTTTTATAGGTATAACAAAAGGAACAGATTACGTAAGAGAAAATTGGCTTGGGCATAATGCAAAATCATTGTTAAATGAAGAATGGGTAACTTCTGAATATGGAGATCCAGCAATTATAATTTCAACACCAAAAGTTTTAAACCGAATTAATGATGAACGTATCCAAAATAACCTTCCTTCACATGTGAAAGCTATTGCAAACTTTACTTATGGAAGTTTATTAGATAATTTTTCTATTGCATTAGCAACAACTGCATTTAAAGATACTACTTCAGTAGATTTAGATAGAATTGTTGAGGTTAAATTAAAACAAATGGAATTGTTAGGTGCAAAAAACATTACCGTTAAGAATGAAGATTATGAAGATGCTAAAGGGTTAACAGGTAAAAAAGCATATGGTACATTTACTGCAATGAATCTTATAGAAAAAGAAGATCAACAAATGAATTATGAAGTATTAGTTTTTTCACAACCAGGAGGATCACAAGAACTTTTACTAATCTATAAAAATGATGATGAATATGCACAACAAATTATGGAAAGAGTAATAAATTCAGTTGAACTTAGAAAAACTACAGAAAAATGA
- a CDS encoding DUF58 domain-containing protein: MDTKEILKKVRKIEIKTRRLSNHIFSGEYHTSFKGRGMTFSEVRQYQYGDDVRAIDWNVTARYNEPYIKVFEEERELTMILMVDCSGSESFGTTNQFKSEIVTEIAATLAFSSTQNNDKVGLILFSDGIELYIPPKKGKSHVLRIIRELIEFKPKSKKTDLAQALKFLSSIMKKKAIVFLISDFMVKEYEQTLKIASKKHDVTGIRVFDKREEAIPNLGIVNMLDAETGETFLVDTSAKTVRMNYEKYYKENVKYFTETFSKCGSGTVSSRVDENYVKKLLGYFKARN, translated from the coding sequence ATGGATACAAAGGAAATTCTAAAAAAAGTTCGAAAAATTGAAATCAAAACCCGAAGATTAAGTAATCATATCTTTTCGGGTGAATATCACACATCCTTTAAAGGAAGAGGAATGACCTTTTCGGAAGTTCGTCAATATCAATATGGAGATGATGTGAGAGCAATTGATTGGAACGTTACAGCACGTTATAATGAACCTTATATAAAAGTTTTTGAAGAAGAAAGAGAATTAACAATGATACTCATGGTAGATTGTAGCGGTTCTGAAAGTTTTGGAACAACAAATCAATTTAAAAGTGAAATTGTTACAGAAATTGCAGCCACACTAGCTTTTTCATCAACTCAAAATAACGATAAAGTAGGGTTAATTTTATTTTCTGATGGAATAGAACTATATATTCCACCTAAAAAAGGAAAATCTCATGTTTTGCGAATTATTCGTGAACTAATTGAGTTTAAGCCCAAGAGTAAAAAGACAGATTTAGCACAAGCTCTAAAATTTTTATCTAGCATCATGAAGAAAAAAGCAATTGTTTTTTTAATCTCAGATTTCATGGTAAAAGAATACGAGCAAACATTGAAAATTGCTTCTAAAAAGCATGATGTAACAGGTATTAGAGTTTTTGATAAAAGAGAAGAAGCAATTCCAAACTTGGGAATTGTAAATATGTTAGATGCGGAAACAGGAGAAACATTTTTAGTAGATACAAGTGCTAAGACTGTTCGAATGAATTATGAAAAATATTATAAAGAAAATGTAAAGTATTTTACTGAAACTTTCTCAAAATGTGGTTCAGGAACAGTAAGTTCAAGAGTCGATGAAAATTATGTAAAAAAACTTTTAGGTTACTTTAAAGCAAGAAATTAA
- a CDS encoding AAA family ATPase, with product MEENTATLDIRAINEKIERESAFVDLLTMEMNKVIVGQKYMIERLLIGLLGQGHILLEGVPGLAKTLAINTLSQAVQGSFSRIQFTPDLLPADVVGTMIYNVKANDFTIKKGPVFANFVLADEINRAPAKVQSALLEAMQEKQVTIGDETFKLDKPFLVMATQNPVEQEGTYPLPEAQMDRFMLKTVIDYPKMEDERLVIRQNLAGEYAKVNPVVSVEQIIRAQQAVREVYMDEKIEKYILDIIFATRYPEKYKLENLKPLISFGASPRGSINLAVAAKCYAFIKRRGYVVPEDVRAVVHDVLRHRIGITYEAEAENITSIDIINKIVNEVEVP from the coding sequence ATGGAAGAAAATACCGCTACTTTAGACATTCGCGCAATTAATGAAAAAATCGAAAGAGAAAGTGCCTTTGTAGATTTACTCACAATGGAAATGAATAAGGTGATTGTTGGACAAAAGTATATGATTGAAAGATTGCTTATAGGTCTTTTAGGACAAGGACATATCTTGTTAGAAGGTGTTCCTGGTTTAGCTAAAACATTAGCAATTAATACTCTTTCTCAAGCTGTTCAAGGTTCTTTCAGTAGAATTCAATTTACACCAGATCTTTTACCTGCGGATGTTGTAGGTACAATGATTTATAACGTAAAGGCAAATGACTTTACAATTAAAAAAGGACCTGTTTTTGCAAACTTTGTATTAGCCGATGAAATTAACCGTGCCCCAGCAAAAGTACAATCAGCTTTGTTAGAAGCTATGCAAGAAAAACAAGTTACAATTGGAGACGAAACATTTAAATTAGATAAGCCATTCTTAGTAATGGCAACTCAGAATCCAGTTGAACAAGAAGGAACTTACCCACTTCCAGAAGCACAAATGGATCGTTTCATGCTAAAAACAGTGATAGATTATCCAAAAATGGAAGACGAAAGACTAGTTATTCGTCAAAATTTAGCTGGAGAATATGCAAAAGTAAATCCGGTTGTGTCTGTTGAACAGATTATTAGAGCACAGCAAGCCGTACGTGAAGTATATATGGATGAAAAAATTGAAAAATATATTTTAGATATTATTTTTGCAACACGTTATCCAGAGAAATATAAATTGGAAAATTTAAAACCTTTAATTAGCTTTGGAGCATCTCCTCGTGGAAGTATCAATTTAGCTGTTGCAGCAAAATGTTATGCCTTTATAAAAAGGAGAGGATATGTCGTTCCTGAAGATGTTCGCGCTGTAGTTCACGATGTTTTACGTCATAGAATAGGTATTACGTATGAAGCAGAAGCAGAAAACATTACTTCAATAGACATCATCAATAAGATTGTTAATGAAGTGGAAGTGCCTTAA